One Aegilops tauschii subsp. strangulata cultivar AL8/78 chromosome 2, Aet v6.0, whole genome shotgun sequence genomic window, ACCATGCCGGAGTGGATGAGGTTGTGGATCGTCCTCTCGACCTGCCGCATGTCAATACGGCCGGAGAGGAAGAGGTACCTGTTGAGCACGTCGCCGTGGCGGTTCTCCTCGGCGGACCAGCCGCGGATCCAGCGCGCCCAGGCGGTACAGCTGGAGCCGGTGAGGTCGCGCACGGCCTCGAAGCGGTTCGGTATGCTCTGGTACGTCGGCAGCGCCTCCTCCGTCACCATGTTCCCCACGAGGCACACGAGGTGCGCGTCGGGCAGGCCGGCCGCGCGCGCGCTAATGTCGGAGCACGCCGCGCGGAAGCCGTCAGCGCCCAGCGACGCCAGGTCCGGCAGCAAGTCCGTCGGCTGCCACGCCACCTCCGCGGGCTTAAGGAGCGGCACCACATTCGCCTCCGCCCAAGGCTCCAGATGATCGAACACCTCTAGCTTCGCCGGCTCCAGGTACATGAGCCATTCATCGTCGGTGCCCTCCTCCTCGTGCCTAACCGCAACGGCGGCGCACCGGCCAGTGCGCGTGCTTCTCTTACTAACTCCTGCTACTTCGACCGCTTCACCTTGGAGTTGCGCAGGTTGTGCCAAGCAGTTGGCGGTGCTCATACTCATATCCTCCATCATTGTTCCTCCATTATTCGCCCTACTGCATCTCCTGCGTAAAATCAAGTAGAACAGTGATCCAGAGATCCATTGCATGCATCGATACACTAATCTATTGTCAAGTCAATTGTACATATGCACGATACGTACCAGTAGGTGATGTTGGTCACTTTGAGACCTATATTATTCCCAGTTCTTGTCCATGGCATCGCAAGTGGACAAAGATGTCTGAGGAGCCATGAGCTTTGCGACGTCGCCATATCACACTCTGTTTTCTAACGAGATGAATGGAAGGTATATCTTCCTTTTGCGTCGGTGGAGCATATTTATAGAGCAGCTTCACTCCACCAGGAGTCAAGTGCTGGgttctcgcaaaaaaaaaagtgCTGGGAATAATCATTTAAACTAGCAATCAGGCTGACAAACTTTGTGTGCTCTCTTCAGCGTGTTGAGCGCGTGGAGCTCTGTGGCCTCTAGACATAGCCATTTGGAGATGGTAGCACGAATTTTGTTCAACCAATATGGATGACGGTCCAGTAATTAGATTAGTGAAGCCGTTTCACCTAACGTGGTAGTTTCCTGAGTTATCG contains:
- the LOC109759486 gene encoding acyl-[acyl-carrier-protein] desaturase 7, chloroplastic-like produces the protein MATSQSSWLLRHLCPLAMPWTRTGNNIGLKVTNITYWRCSRANNGGTMMEDMSMSTANCLAQPAQLQGEAVEVAGVSKRSTRTGRCAAVAVRHEEEGTDDEWLMYLEPAKLEVFDHLEPWAEANVVPLLKPAEVAWQPTDLLPDLASLGADGFRAACSDISARAAGLPDAHLVCLVGNMVTEEALPTYQSIPNRFEAVRDLTGSSCTAWARWIRGWSAEENRHGDVLNRYLFLSGRIDMRQVERTIHNLIHSGMVMNAARSPYHGFIYVAFQERATSISHGNTARRANEHGDVALARICGAIAADEKRHELAYTRIVGKLFEIDPDGSVRALAYMMRRRIIMPASLVTDGCDGDLFAHYAAVAQQAGIYTASDYRSILEHLIKQWGVEELVAAELSDDGRRARDYVCALPKKIRRLEEKAHERNGKKAQPMTSVSFSWIFDRPVNIGMA